In Planifilum fulgidum, a single window of DNA contains:
- a CDS encoding CopG family ribbon-helix-helix protein, whose protein sequence is MIGWGCVVLAETKRIMITLPKHLLQEVDGLARKENSNRSELIRQATKLYLQERKKRMIREMMQRGYMEMAKINLNIASEAFDAEEEADDTLDRLVSGV, encoded by the coding sequence ATGATTGGTTGGGGGTGCGTGGTGTTGGCAGAGACAAAAAGAATCATGATCACCCTTCCGAAGCATCTGTTGCAGGAAGTTGACGGTTTGGCGCGGAAGGAGAATTCCAATCGCAGCGAACTGATCCGCCAGGCGACCAAGCTCTATCTGCAGGAACGGAAAAAACGGATGATTCGCGAGATGATGCAGCGGGGTTATATGGAGATGGCCAAGATCAACTTGAACATTGCTTCGGAAGCTTTCGATGCCGAGGAAGAGGCCGACGATACCTTAGATCGCTTGGTTAGCGGGGTGTAA
- a CDS encoding Tex family protein, which yields MNDERIHQVIAEELGIRPAQVQASVQLLAEGNTIPFIARYRKERTGELDEEQLRAIEERYRYLRQLQQRKAEVIRLIEEQGKLTEELKSRIEQAVKLQEVEDLYRPFRPKRKTRASVAREKGLAPLAELMMKSREEAEVEQAALRFIDEEKGVASPEEALAGARDIVAETVAEDPDIRQFVREYTWKRGVLVSRARDPEKKTVYEMYYEYSEAVRRMPAHRILAVNRGEREEVLRVSIDVEAEEILRRILERFPHPGQRHLKEAVEDGYKRLIAPSVEREIRGMMTEKAEEQAIRVFAENLRNLLLTPPVSGKRVLGIDPAYRTGCKLAVVDETGKLLHIDVIYPTPPENRVDEAKRITRGIIEEYGIDLIAVGNGTASRETEAFVAELIRELDRECYYVIVNEAGASVYSASKTAREEFPHLDAASRSAVSIARRLQDPLAELVKIDPKALGVGQYQHDVSQKRLAESLAAVVESVVNHVGVDVNTASPALLGYVSGITSAVAKNIVKRREEVGRFKNREELKEIPRLGAKTYEQCIGFLRIPDGEQPLDKTPIHPESYPVVERLLAELGCAREAIGTEELNERLHRVDVSSMAERIGCGVPTLRDIIDALRKPGRDPREELPPPIFRSDVLKPEDLRPGMQLKGTVRNVVDFGAFVDIGLKNDGLVHISRMSEKYVHHPLDVVSVGDIVDVWVIGVDLERERVSLSMVPVPSGEGE from the coding sequence ATGAACGACGAACGGATTCACCAGGTGATTGCCGAAGAATTGGGGATTCGCCCCGCCCAGGTTCAGGCGAGCGTCCAACTCCTCGCCGAAGGAAACACGATTCCCTTCATCGCCCGCTACCGAAAGGAACGGACCGGGGAGCTGGACGAGGAGCAGCTCAGGGCCATCGAGGAGCGGTACCGCTATCTGCGGCAACTTCAGCAGCGGAAGGCGGAAGTAATCCGCCTGATCGAGGAGCAGGGGAAACTGACGGAGGAACTGAAAAGCAGAATTGAGCAGGCCGTCAAACTGCAGGAAGTGGAAGACCTGTACCGGCCCTTCAGGCCGAAGCGGAAGACGCGGGCCTCCGTCGCCCGGGAAAAGGGGCTGGCCCCCCTGGCCGAGTTGATGATGAAATCCCGGGAAGAGGCGGAGGTGGAGCAGGCCGCCCTTCGCTTCATCGACGAGGAGAAGGGGGTGGCCTCACCGGAAGAGGCTTTGGCCGGAGCGCGGGATATCGTGGCGGAAACCGTCGCCGAAGATCCGGACATCCGCCAATTTGTGCGGGAGTATACCTGGAAAAGGGGCGTCCTCGTCTCCAGAGCCCGGGATCCCGAGAAGAAAACGGTGTACGAGATGTACTATGAATACAGCGAAGCGGTGCGGCGCATGCCCGCCCATCGCATCCTGGCGGTCAACCGGGGGGAGCGCGAGGAAGTGCTGCGGGTGAGCATCGACGTGGAAGCGGAGGAGATCCTTCGCCGGATTCTGGAGCGCTTCCCCCATCCCGGCCAGCGCCATTTGAAGGAGGCGGTGGAGGACGGTTACAAGCGGTTGATCGCCCCCTCCGTGGAGAGGGAAATCCGGGGCATGATGACGGAGAAGGCGGAAGAACAGGCGATCCGCGTTTTTGCGGAAAACCTGCGCAATCTGCTGCTCACGCCGCCTGTCTCCGGCAAGCGGGTGCTGGGGATCGATCCGGCCTACCGCACCGGATGCAAGTTGGCGGTGGTGGATGAAACCGGCAAACTGCTCCACATCGACGTGATTTATCCCACGCCTCCGGAAAACCGGGTGGACGAGGCGAAGCGGATCACCCGGGGGATCATCGAGGAGTACGGCATCGATCTGATCGCCGTCGGCAACGGCACCGCCTCGCGGGAGACGGAGGCCTTTGTGGCGGAGCTGATCCGGGAGCTGGACAGGGAATGTTACTATGTGATCGTCAATGAAGCCGGAGCCAGCGTCTACTCTGCTTCCAAAACGGCCCGGGAGGAGTTTCCCCACCTGGATGCGGCCTCCCGCAGCGCCGTCTCCATCGCCCGCCGGCTGCAGGATCCCCTGGCGGAATTGGTGAAAATCGATCCGAAGGCGTTGGGGGTTGGACAGTACCAGCACGATGTTTCCCAGAAGCGTTTGGCGGAAAGCCTCGCCGCTGTCGTGGAATCCGTCGTCAATCACGTGGGGGTGGATGTGAACACTGCCTCCCCGGCCCTTCTGGGGTATGTGTCGGGGATCACCTCCGCCGTCGCCAAAAACATCGTCAAACGGCGGGAAGAGGTGGGCCGCTTCAAAAACCGGGAAGAGTTGAAGGAGATTCCCCGCCTCGGGGCGAAGACCTACGAGCAGTGCATCGGGTTTCTGCGCATTCCCGACGGAGAGCAGCCCCTGGACAAGACGCCGATCCATCCGGAATCCTACCCGGTGGTGGAGCGGCTCCTGGCCGAGCTGGGATGTGCACGCGAGGCGATCGGCACCGAGGAGCTGAACGAACGGCTGCACCGGGTGGACGTGTCGTCCATGGCGGAACGGATCGGATGCGGTGTTCCCACCCTTCGGGACATCATCGATGCCCTCCGGAAACCGGGGCGGGATCCCCGGGAGGAGCTGCCGCCTCCCATCTTTCGTTCCGACGTGCTGAAGCCGGAGGACCTGCGTCCGGGGATGCAGCTGAAGGGAACGGTCCGCAATGTGGTCGATTTCGGCGCCTTTGTGGACATCGGGCTGAAAAACGATGGACTAGTGCACATTTCCCGGATGAGCGAAAAATATGTGCACCATCCCCTGGATGTTGTCTCCGTGGGGGATATCGTCGATGTGTGGGTCATCGGGGTGGATCTGGAACGGGAGCGGGTTTCCCTCAGCATGGTTCCCGTCCCGTCCGGGGAAGGCGAATAG
- a CDS encoding DJ-1/PfpI family protein — MAKKVLIVTGDAVEALEIYYPYYRCLEEGYEAVIASPTKKTLHTVCHDFEPHMETFTEKPAYRIESHLSFEEVKPEEYDGLIIPGGRAPEYIRMNEHLKPILEHFFKAGKPVASICHGSQVLALVKEHIKGKEMTAYQACRPDVEACGAIYQTNTLHVHDNLVSAHAWPDLPGFMREFFKLLNR, encoded by the coding sequence GTGGCCAAAAAGGTATTGATCGTCACCGGCGATGCCGTTGAAGCACTGGAGATCTACTATCCTTACTACCGCTGCCTGGAAGAAGGGTATGAGGCGGTGATCGCCTCGCCGACCAAAAAAACGCTGCACACAGTGTGCCACGACTTTGAGCCCCACATGGAGACGTTCACCGAAAAGCCGGCCTACCGCATCGAGTCCCATCTCTCCTTCGAAGAAGTGAAACCGGAGGAATACGACGGGCTGATCATCCCCGGAGGCCGCGCTCCCGAATACATCCGGATGAACGAGCACCTTAAGCCGATTCTCGAACACTTCTTCAAAGCGGGCAAACCGGTCGCTTCCATCTGCCACGGCTCCCAGGTCCTGGCCTTGGTGAAGGAGCACATCAAGGGGAAAGAGATGACCGCCTACCAGGCCTGCCGTCCCGACGTGGAAGCCTGCGGCGCCATCTATCAGACCAACACCCTGCACGTCCACGACAACCTGGTTTCCGCCCACGCCTGGCCGGACCTGCCGGGCTTCATGCGGGAATTCTTCAAGCTGCTCAACCGGTAA
- a CDS encoding NAD-dependent succinate-semialdehyde dehydrogenase, translating into MKKYGLYIDGKWTPSGSRETFDVLDPATREVVGAAAEATPEDVKRAVDAAHRAFPGWASRPAKERSAILHNWYRLMLDHLDELAEGMTREQGKPLREARGEVQYAADFVQWYGEEAKRVYGETIPASFTDKRIWVLRQPVGVVAAITPWNFPAAMITRKIAPALAAGCTVVIKPAEQTPLTACRLVELMEEAGFPPGVVNLVTGSRPEPIGDALLQDPRVRKLTFTGSTEVGKILMKKAADTVKRVSLELGGHAPFLVFEDADLEAAAAEVAASKFRNAGQTCVCTNRIYVHESVAEAFTEALVRRVEAMKVGYGLEEGVDIGPLIDEQAVLKSERHVRDAVEKGARIAIGGSRCRLSGKLEKGTFFQPTVLVQVTDEMLVQREETFGPVAPVQTFRTEEEAIARANNTSYGLAAYLFTRDLSRAVRVMERLEYGIVGVNDGLPSVAQAPFGGFKESGIGREGGRHGMEEFLEAKYVSVKLV; encoded by the coding sequence ATGAAAAAATACGGCCTTTACATCGACGGAAAGTGGACTCCGTCCGGCAGCCGGGAGACCTTTGACGTGCTGGATCCGGCGACAAGGGAGGTGGTCGGAGCCGCAGCCGAGGCCACGCCGGAGGATGTGAAACGGGCGGTGGATGCCGCGCACCGGGCCTTTCCCGGCTGGGCGTCCCGTCCCGCCAAGGAGCGGTCGGCCATCCTGCACAACTGGTACCGTTTGATGTTGGACCATCTGGATGAACTGGCGGAGGGCATGACCCGGGAACAGGGAAAGCCGCTTCGGGAGGCCCGGGGAGAGGTGCAGTACGCGGCGGACTTTGTTCAGTGGTATGGGGAGGAGGCCAAGCGGGTTTACGGGGAAACGATTCCCGCGTCCTTCACCGACAAACGGATTTGGGTTCTCCGCCAGCCCGTGGGGGTGGTTGCGGCGATCACCCCTTGGAATTTTCCGGCGGCGATGATCACACGGAAAATCGCGCCGGCGCTGGCGGCGGGCTGCACCGTGGTGATCAAACCCGCCGAGCAGACGCCCCTCACCGCCTGCCGGCTGGTGGAGCTGATGGAGGAAGCGGGGTTTCCGCCGGGAGTGGTCAATCTGGTCACGGGCAGCCGTCCCGAACCGATCGGAGACGCCCTGCTGCAGGATCCCCGGGTGCGCAAGCTGACCTTCACCGGGTCGACGGAAGTGGGGAAAATCCTGATGAAAAAGGCGGCGGACACGGTGAAGCGGGTCAGTCTGGAGCTGGGGGGGCACGCACCCTTCCTCGTGTTTGAGGATGCGGACCTGGAGGCGGCGGCAGCCGAAGTGGCGGCCAGCAAATTTCGCAACGCCGGCCAGACCTGTGTCTGCACCAACCGCATCTATGTGCACGAGAGCGTGGCGGAGGCTTTCACCGAAGCGCTGGTGAGGCGCGTGGAAGCGATGAAGGTGGGTTACGGGCTGGAAGAAGGGGTGGATATCGGTCCCCTGATCGATGAGCAGGCGGTTCTGAAATCGGAGCGGCACGTGCGCGATGCGGTGGAAAAGGGGGCGCGCATCGCCATAGGGGGCAGCCGTTGCCGCCTTTCCGGAAAGCTGGAGAAGGGGACCTTCTTCCAACCGACGGTGCTGGTCCAGGTGACGGATGAGATGTTGGTGCAGCGGGAGGAGACCTTCGGACCGGTGGCGCCGGTTCAAACCTTCCGGACCGAAGAGGAGGCCATCGCCCGGGCGAACAACACCTCCTACGGTTTGGCCGCCTATCTGTTCACCCGGGATCTTTCCCGGGCGGTTCGGGTGATGGAACGATTGGAGTACGGCATCGTCGGAGTCAATGACGGCCTTCCGTCCGTCGCCCAGGCCCCCTTCGGAGGGTTCAAGGAGAGCGGCATCGGCCGGGAAGGCGGTCGGCACGGGATGGAGGAGTTTCTGGAAGCCAAATATGTGTCCGTCAAGCTGGTCTGA
- the cmpA gene encoding cortex morphogenetic protein CmpA — MPRWLRKQLMRAFQGKDRWQIRYLNECWFTFYNKDRTSMGG; from the coding sequence ATGCCCAGATGGCTGCGAAAACAACTGATGCGGGCCTTTCAGGGGAAGGACCGGTGGCAGATCCGCTATCTGAACGAGTGCTGGTTCACCTTTTACAACAAAGACCGGACATCCATGGGCGGGTGA
- a CDS encoding type II toxin-antitoxin system PemK/MazF family toxin, with the protein MIVKRGDVFFADLSPVVGSEQGGVRPVLVIQNNIGNRFSPTVIVAAITAQIQKAKLPTHVEIDAKTYGFERDSVILLEQIRTIDKQRLTDKITHLDDEMMERVNEALQISLGLIDF; encoded by the coding sequence TTGATCGTAAAGCGTGGCGATGTGTTTTTTGCCGATCTTTCGCCGGTTGTGGGATCGGAACAGGGTGGGGTGCGACCGGTTCTGGTGATACAGAACAATATCGGAAACCGGTTTAGCCCCACCGTTATCGTCGCCGCGATAACCGCCCAGATCCAAAAGGCCAAATTGCCCACCCACGTGGAGATTGATGCCAAAACCTACGGGTTTGAACGGGATTCGGTCATCCTGCTGGAACAGATCCGCACCATCGACAAACAGCGGCTCACCGACAAAATCACACACCTGGACGACGAAATGATGGAGCGGGTCAACGAGGCGCTGCAGATCAGCCTCGGTTTGATCGATTTTTGA
- a CDS encoding M23 family metallopeptidase, translating into MIRRGFVLLLIAALLGALVFIFRDVFRSGEVRELRLPAGLARHYAAAERETGISWAYLAAIDEVESGYRKATPASIRERAAWMMEKTGGNSAPKATERAIRSGFPDDRAEEILEIAESYRWMVPSLAEEYAFPFRKTDLSRISYSDTWGASRTYGGNRKHEGTDLMAEKGIPILSVSDGIVVSKGWNRLGGWAVTVMDRNHPQRFYYYAHMSRFGEGIEAGHRVKKGEVIGYVGDSGYGPEGTTGKFPPHLHFGIYVRENLLSWRREAINPYPLLKVWEAGQ; encoded by the coding sequence TTGATCCGCCGCGGATTCGTTTTGCTGTTGATCGCAGCCCTGCTGGGGGCCCTTGTTTTCATCTTTCGCGATGTGTTCCGTTCGGGGGAAGTCCGGGAACTCCGCCTTCCCGCCGGCCTGGCCCGCCACTATGCGGCGGCGGAGAGGGAGACGGGGATCTCCTGGGCGTACCTGGCGGCGATTGACGAGGTGGAATCGGGGTATCGGAAGGCGACTCCCGCTTCCATCCGGGAACGGGCTGCATGGATGATGGAAAAGACCGGAGGAAACAGCGCTCCGAAAGCGACGGAACGGGCGATTCGCAGCGGATTTCCGGACGACCGGGCGGAGGAAATTCTGGAGATTGCCGAATCGTACCGGTGGATGGTTCCGTCATTGGCCGAGGAATACGCCTTTCCCTTCCGGAAAACGGACTTGAGTCGCATTTCATATTCGGATACCTGGGGAGCCAGCCGGACCTACGGCGGCAATCGGAAACACGAAGGCACCGACCTGATGGCGGAAAAGGGAATCCCCATCCTGTCGGTCTCTGACGGGATTGTCGTGAGCAAAGGGTGGAACCGGCTCGGGGGATGGGCCGTTACGGTCATGGATCGGAATCATCCGCAAAGGTTCTACTATTACGCCCACATGAGCCGCTTCGGCGAGGGGATCGAGGCGGGACACCGGGTGAAAAAGGGCGAGGTGATCGGCTACGTAGGGGACAGCGGTTACGGCCCCGAGGGGACGACGGGAAAATTTCCTCCTCATCTCCATTTCGGCATTTATGTCCGGGAAAATCTTTTGTCATGGAGGCGAGAAGCGATCAACCCCTATCCTCTTTTGAAAGTGTGGGAAGCGGGACAATAA
- a CDS encoding PP2C family protein-serine/threonine phosphatase produces MKRDDVKKQYEDLLSDYLLNRREDLLYAAQQLSKWMIEQRISPEEIVNLHAAVIKKMVPDVPQAVVDSFDMLIEIMMGYGIAYREHESLVHRQQELEYEIEVAVGMQQTLLPETLPTFPGIDIGVISVPANRMSGDYYNVVDHGRGKMGVALSDIIGKGIPAALCMSMIKYAMDGLQEGSLRPSEILRRLNSVVERNVDPSMFITMVYGIYNTRNHRFFYATAGHEPGLVFRSKERKFENMPTRGLVLGVSPDATYKDYIVDLSPGDAIILFSDGVTECRVNGDFLGRDKLREVLLSCMDLPAQKAVEAVYQQIYRMAGYELNDDQTLMIIRRK; encoded by the coding sequence ATGAAACGAGACGATGTCAAAAAGCAGTACGAGGATCTTCTATCCGATTATTTGCTGAACAGACGGGAGGATCTGCTGTATGCCGCTCAGCAGTTGAGCAAGTGGATGATCGAGCAGCGGATTTCCCCCGAAGAGATTGTCAATCTGCATGCGGCGGTCATCAAGAAGATGGTGCCGGACGTGCCCCAGGCGGTTGTGGATTCCTTCGACATGTTGATTGAAATCATGATGGGTTATGGGATCGCTTACCGGGAGCACGAAAGCCTTGTTCACCGGCAGCAGGAACTGGAATACGAGATTGAAGTGGCCGTCGGAATGCAGCAGACGCTCCTTCCCGAAACCCTCCCCACCTTCCCGGGCATCGACATCGGCGTGATCAGCGTTCCCGCCAACAGGATGAGCGGCGACTACTACAACGTGGTGGATCACGGTCGGGGAAAGATGGGGGTGGCGCTTTCGGACATCATCGGAAAAGGCATTCCCGCCGCCCTGTGCATGTCGATGATCAAGTACGCGATGGACGGGCTTCAGGAGGGTTCCCTGCGTCCCTCGGAGATCCTCAGGCGCCTCAACAGCGTCGTGGAGCGAAACGTGGATCCCAGCATGTTTATCACGATGGTTTACGGCATTTACAATACCCGGAATCACCGCTTCTTTTACGCGACGGCGGGCCATGAACCGGGCTTGGTGTTCCGGTCGAAGGAACGGAAATTTGAGAATATGCCCACCCGCGGACTGGTTCTCGGCGTCTCTCCGGACGCCACTTACAAGGATTACATCGTGGATCTCTCTCCCGGAGACGCGATCATTCTCTTTTCCGACGGTGTGACCGAGTGCCGGGTGAACGGCGATTTCCTGGGCCGGGACAAACTGCGCGAGGTACTGCTCTCCTGCATGGATCTTCCCGCCCAAAAAGCGGTGGAAGCGGTTTACCAACAAATTTACCGAATGGCCGGTTATGAGCTGAATGACGATCAAACCCTGATGATCATCCGCAGGAAATGA
- a CDS encoding SprT family protein — MSDAALQRWVEEISERDFGKPFRHTARYNHRLRTTGGRYFPRDHRIEINPAYLEAGEETMLGIIRHELCHYHLHLEGKDYRHRSPEFRRLLAQVGGLRYAPPLPGRSRSLPVRYALICLRCGRTHLRKRKMDPRRYRCGACGGHLALRRLK, encoded by the coding sequence ATAAGCGATGCCGCGCTGCAGCGATGGGTGGAAGAGATCTCCGAGCGGGACTTCGGAAAGCCCTTCCGGCACACCGCCCGCTATAACCATCGGCTCCGCACCACGGGCGGTCGTTATTTTCCCCGGGATCACCGCATCGAGATCAATCCCGCTTATCTGGAAGCGGGGGAGGAGACGATGCTGGGCATCATCCGCCACGAACTTTGTCATTACCACTTGCATTTGGAAGGGAAGGATTATCGCCACCGGAGTCCCGAATTTCGCCGGCTTCTCGCGCAGGTGGGAGGACTGCGCTACGCCCCTCCCCTCCCGGGAAGGAGCCGGTCGCTTCCGGTCCGCTACGCCCTGATCTGCCTCCGCTGCGGGCGTACCCACCTCCGGAAGCGGAAAATGGATCCCCGCCGCTACCGCTGCGGCGCCTGCGGCGGCCATCTGGCGCTGCGGCGCCTGAAGTGA
- the sigB gene encoding RNA polymerase sigma factor SigB, with translation MSTRPQKPDLTENEILEMIRQYQQDGDEEIQAALVDYYSELVETLASKFSRGAELFEDLVQVGMIGLLAALKRYDPSYGRSFEGFAVPTIVGEIKRYIRDKTWSVHVPRRIKELGPRIKKAVEDLTVRFQRSPQIEEIAEYLGVTPEEVLETMEMGRSYNAVSVDTPIEANSDGSQVTLLDLVGSMDEGFEHVDQKMVLEKAFQVLTERERDIIRMTFFDNLSQKQAGEKLGISQMHVSRLQRRALRKLREAIRIEPSECI, from the coding sequence ATGTCGACGCGCCCACAGAAACCCGATCTCACTGAGAATGAAATTTTGGAAATGATCCGCCAGTACCAGCAAGACGGGGACGAAGAGATCCAAGCCGCCCTGGTGGATTATTATTCCGAATTGGTGGAAACCCTCGCATCCAAATTCTCGCGGGGCGCAGAACTCTTCGAGGACCTGGTCCAGGTGGGGATGATCGGGCTTCTGGCTGCGCTGAAGCGGTATGATCCCTCCTACGGGCGAAGCTTCGAAGGCTTCGCGGTTCCCACCATCGTCGGCGAGATCAAACGGTACATCCGGGACAAGACCTGGAGCGTGCATGTTCCTCGCCGGATCAAGGAACTGGGTCCCCGCATCAAAAAAGCGGTGGAGGATTTGACGGTTCGTTTTCAGCGCTCACCCCAGATCGAAGAGATCGCCGAATATCTGGGTGTCACTCCGGAAGAAGTGTTGGAAACGATGGAAATGGGTCGCAGCTACAACGCCGTCTCCGTGGACACACCCATCGAGGCCAACAGCGACGGCAGCCAAGTGACGCTGTTGGATCTGGTGGGAAGCATGGATGAGGGTTTTGAGCACGTCGACCAGAAGATGGTGCTGGAGAAAGCCTTTCAGGTGCTGACGGAAAGGGAACGGGACATCATCCGCATGACCTTTTTTGACAACCTGAGTCAGAAGCAGGCGGGGGAAAAGCTGGGAATCTCCCAGATGCACGTGTCCCGTCTGCAGCGGCGGGCGCTTCGCAAACTGCGCGAGGCGATCCGGATCGAGCCGTCGGAGTGCATTTGA
- a CDS encoding vWA domain-containing protein → MRKRPCLLILLSLLLLSACSPGAGKSADKPEETIKPAATDPEGMVTEGPGKFAGDRYDEAKVQAELKKWPKNMTADEVYNRLVWLMAEDYKPVIKEAKEYKPSFSLSKLGDFDPNRQQNSEGKKQEKNKRKNIVILIDSSGSMAGKVSGNTKMEEAKKAVKEFAGSLEGDIRIAIRAYGHKGTNREKDKKLSCASTEELYPLSAYQKERFNQVIDSLKPSGWTPLAAAIRGAGEDLASAHPEDENIVYVVSDGIESCGGDPVKEAKALHQSKIKAVVNIIGFDLDQNSRKALEQVAKAGGGEFTHVRSAKEMRDGFNIWTYLGRSSQINRWYLDNSRGLFWKRQKEYEYIWELLGSSVQPGKIGSLSDREYERMEAAVEFLIDQRIIPESMGGFEGEVTKKLNHRRKMIREYQRQLREQKIGQIDEEYKRINDLLEQIKKQENEKVETYRR, encoded by the coding sequence ATGAGAAAACGCCCTTGTCTCCTGATCCTTCTCAGTCTTCTCCTTCTGTCCGCCTGCTCGCCGGGCGCCGGCAAATCCGCGGACAAGCCCGAAGAAACCATCAAACCGGCGGCCACGGACCCCGAAGGAATGGTCACCGAAGGCCCCGGAAAGTTTGCAGGGGATCGGTATGACGAGGCGAAGGTTCAGGCGGAATTGAAGAAATGGCCCAAAAACATGACCGCCGATGAGGTGTACAACCGCTTGGTGTGGCTAATGGCGGAAGATTACAAACCCGTCATCAAAGAAGCAAAGGAGTACAAGCCCTCCTTCTCCTTGAGCAAACTCGGGGATTTTGATCCCAACCGGCAGCAGAATTCGGAAGGGAAAAAGCAAGAAAAGAACAAGAGGAAAAACATCGTCATCCTGATCGACTCCAGCGGCAGCATGGCCGGCAAAGTCAGCGGGAACACCAAGATGGAGGAAGCCAAGAAGGCGGTGAAGGAGTTTGCCGGTTCCCTGGAAGGCGACATCCGGATCGCCATCCGCGCCTACGGGCACAAGGGGACCAACCGGGAAAAGGACAAGAAACTTTCCTGCGCCAGCACGGAGGAGCTGTATCCCCTGTCCGCCTATCAAAAGGAACGGTTCAACCAAGTGATCGATTCCCTGAAACCCTCGGGCTGGACCCCGCTGGCCGCGGCGATCCGGGGGGCGGGCGAGGATTTGGCGTCGGCCCATCCCGAGGACGAGAACATCGTGTACGTGGTCAGCGACGGAATTGAATCCTGCGGCGGCGACCCGGTGAAGGAGGCCAAGGCTTTGCATCAATCCAAAATCAAAGCCGTGGTCAACATCATCGGGTTTGATCTGGACCAAAACAGCCGGAAGGCCCTGGAACAGGTGGCCAAGGCCGGCGGCGGGGAATTCACCCATGTCCGATCCGCCAAGGAAATGAGGGACGGATTTAACATCTGGACATACCTCGGTCGCTCCAGTCAGATCAATCGCTGGTATCTCGACAACTCCAGGGGTCTCTTCTGGAAACGGCAAAAGGAATATGAATATATATGGGAACTTTTGGGAAGCAGCGTTCAACCCGGAAAGATCGGAAGCCTGAGCGACCGGGAATACGAACGGATGGAAGCGGCCGTGGAGTTTCTCATCGACCAGCGGATCATCCCGGAATCGATGGGAGGCTTCGAGGGAGAGGTGACAAAAAAGCTGAACCACCGGCGAAAAATGATCAGGGAATACCAGCGACAGTTGCGTGAACAAAAAATCGGACAGATTGACGAAGAATACAAACGCATAAATGATCTTCTGGAACAAATCAAAAAACAGGAAAACGAAAAGGTCGAAACATATCGGCGATAA
- a CDS encoding STAS domain-containing protein, whose amino-acid sequence MDVTIHEKAESDNVTTLVVEGEVDAYTAPRLRERLLPLCEKAKVVNLDLSKVTYMDSTGLGVLIGAYKALRISSGRLRIYGINPRLERLFQITGLSEIFCVEDKSQGDGKS is encoded by the coding sequence ATGGATGTAACGATTCATGAAAAGGCGGAATCCGACAACGTCACGACGCTGGTTGTGGAAGGCGAAGTGGACGCCTACACCGCGCCCCGTCTTCGCGAGCGGCTGCTTCCCTTGTGCGAAAAGGCGAAAGTGGTCAATCTGGACTTGTCCAAGGTGACCTATATGGACAGCACCGGACTGGGCGTGCTGATCGGGGCGTACAAGGCGTTGCGCATATCGTCCGGCCGTTTGAGAATATACGGGATCAATCCCCGTTTGGAACGGCTGTTTCAGATCACGGGTCTGAGTGAGATTTTCTGTGTGGAAGACAAGTCGCAGGGGGACGGAAAATCATGA
- the rsbW gene encoding anti-sigma B factor RsbW, with amino-acid sequence MKEQPKDMIELTIPAKADFVGVVRLAVSGIASRMGFSYDDIEDLKVAVAEACTNAVHHAYKDQRGEILIFCGIFPDRLEIEVVDRGPSFDIAEVQARSGPLNGHMPVHALPERGLGLYLMKSLMDKVEIKGDGGIAVTLIKYIRRDEVEEDVDAPTETRSH; translated from the coding sequence ATGAAGGAGCAACCGAAAGACATGATTGAGCTGACCATTCCCGCCAAGGCCGACTTTGTGGGGGTAGTCCGCCTGGCGGTATCCGGGATTGCCAGCCGGATGGGTTTCTCCTATGACGACATCGAAGATTTGAAGGTGGCGGTTGCTGAGGCTTGCACCAATGCGGTCCACCACGCCTACAAGGATCAGCGGGGAGAGATTCTCATCTTCTGCGGGATCTTTCCCGATCGGTTGGAGATCGAAGTGGTCGATCGGGGTCCCAGTTTTGACATTGCGGAAGTGCAGGCGCGTTCGGGTCCTCTTAACGGACACATGCCGGTTCACGCATTGCCGGAGAGAGGGTTGGGCCTCTACCTGATGAAGTCTCTGATGGACAAGGTGGAGATCAAGGGAGATGGCGGCATCGCGGTGACCCTGATCAAGTATATCCGGAGGGACGAGGTGGAGGAGGATGTCGACGCGCCCACAGAAACCCGATCTCACTGA